One genomic region from Phycodurus eques isolate BA_2022a chromosome 16, UOR_Pequ_1.1, whole genome shotgun sequence encodes:
- the LOC133415310 gene encoding zona pellucida sperm-binding protein 4-like, with product MNCNFVTFFFISVILLFDVQLCRCAEKGSTPSQRQSLALPRVSCSQRGIKAVFGSKVNSPIRVRDKTGATLAVPQSENSCGVKMGRQNNQSLFFFSKYDSCYTQVKGSKVVIPLQVQLAGEVGWFRVNISCPLTVRPREWMALSPTKFHGKCAIPKDLRVKCGQERMSPDSCSDQGCCHDATDSVCYYRLNSCSLDGHFVFAVKTTETDPLTHPTSLAVKDQPRCVPLITTSDTAVFKIPITACGVKTKVNGDVVVYELEVEELLDPNRPNHSSFSLQVECEYEASAARRAVNLRSMYAVTNPPPVVALGTIKVQMRIATDASFTCYFPEDQLPLTLPLRETVYVEISIAQPSPDPTLSLHVRDCFAYPTSRHSVWMLLNDGCPNHLDDSRSSIPVDGQGKTYSHSQVRRFDVKTFAFVKKGQPSVEEIYFYCWVEICTEDVDCEQRCAISSDGERQKRGASSETHPTQLVSLGPLMLHQNNTQIEDDPCVQQNKMYKATIFIVSGIGATTTLLLLVVLCLSNRMCHKQKATRASDAGVEDAIS from the exons ATGAATTGtaattttgtaacatttttttttatttctgttattttgCTCTTCGACGTTCAACTCTGTCGGTGTGCCGAAAAGGGCTCAACGCCATCTCAGAGACAAAGTCTTgccttgcccagagtcagctgctCTCAGAGGGGAATAAAAGCTGTGTTTGGCTCCAAGGTCAACAGTCCTATTCGTGTAAGAG ACAAAACGGGGGCAACACTCGCGGTGCCTCAGTCCGAGAACTCGTGTGGAGTGAAAATGGGCAGACAGAACAACCAGAGCCTCTTCTTCTTCAGCAAGTATGACAGCTGCTACACTCAAGTGAAG GGCAGTAAAGTCGTCATCCCGCTGCAAGTCCAGCTGGCAGGAGAGGTTGGTTGGTTCAGGGTAAACATCAGCTGTCCTCTGACAGTAAGACCCAGGGAGTGGATGGCACTCTCACCAACAA AATTCCATGGAAAGTGTGCCATTCCCAAAGACCTCAGAGTGAAATGTGGCCAAGAAAGAATGTCTCCAGATTCCTGCTCCGATCAGGGATGTTGCCACGATGCCACAGATTCAGTATGCTACTACAGACTCAACT CCTGCTCTCTGGATGGACACTTTGTGTTCGCTGTAAAAACCACCGAGACGGACCCGCTTACGCATCCGACGAGCCTCGCAGTCAAGGATCAGCCGCGCTGCGTCCCTTTGATCACCACCTCAGACACTGCCGTCTTTAAGATTCCCATCACGGCCTGTGGGGTTAAAACAAAG GTCAATGGAGATGTCGTCGTCTATGAGTTAGAGGTGGAGGAGCTCCTTGATCCAAATAGACCAAACCACTCTTCATTTAG tcTCCAGGTTGAGTGTGAATATGAAGCATCCGCTGCAAGGCGTGCAGTAAATCTACGTTCCATGTACGCAGTGACCAACCCGCCGCCTGTGGTTGCTCTGGGAACCATCAAAGTGCAGATGAGGATAGCCACAG ATGCATCCTTTACATGTTACTTTCCTGAGGACCAACTTCCACTGACGTTGCCATTACGTGAAACGGTGTATGTGGAAATCTCCATCGCCCAACCATCACCAGATCCCACACTTTCCCTGCATGTAAGGGATTGCTTCGCCTACCCGACATCTCGACACTCTGTGTGGATGCTTCTCAACGACGG ATGTCCTAACCACCTGGATGACTCCAGAAGTTCGATCCCTGTGGACGGCCAGGGCAAAACGTATTCCCATTCCCAAGTCAGGAGATTTGATGTCAAGACCTTTGCCTTTGTGAAAAAAGGCCAGCCAAGTGTAGAGGAA ATATACTTCTATTGTTGGGTGGAAATCTGCACAGAGGATGTTGACTGTGAACAACGCTGTGCCATTT catctGATGGTGAGAGACAGAAAAGAGGGGCTTCATCTGAAACGCATCCCACCCAGCTGGTCTCTTTAGGTCCTTTAATGCTGCATCAGAATAACACACAAATTGAGGATGATCCATGTGTTCAGCAGAACAAGA TGTATAAAGCCACAATATTTATTGTCTCTGGCATCGGCGCAACGAcaacgctgctgctgctggtggtaTTGTGTCTGAGCAACAGGATGTGTCACAAGCAAAAGGCAACACGAGCCTCTGATGCCGGAGTCGAAGATGCAATATCATAA
- the rrp7a gene encoding ribosomal RNA-processing protein 7 homolog A, protein MATSRRSHAKNKACVILGGFSVLSLKFNSDTNSEHQLYVKEHKIRAEAKSHRPFDRTLFVLNIAPYCSEDVVKELFSQFGSVESVELGDNPGSFYQSGPKLSRLFKPAEKQGFKVGYIVFHSPSSITAAKSHPYSVPLVVCSTQRTVKTGVQKWIQQYKDSFVQPETLENVVDNFMKNFDTMKEKEEERLKQEAEQQKEDEEGWVKVTRGQKGNKARPHSEAANQKALQKEMGKKKRKELVNFYSWQHKNTQKEHIAELRKKFEEDKQRIALLRAQRKFRPY, encoded by the exons ATGGCTACGTCCAGGCGCAGCCATGCCAAAAACAAGGCTTGTGTTATACTTGGAGGATTTTCAG tgttGTCCTTGAAGTTTAACTCGGACACGAATTCTGAACACCAGTTGTACGTGAAGGAGCACAAAATTCGGGCAGAGGCAAAGTCCCACCGTCCGTTCGACAGGACCTTGTTTGTCCTCAACATCGCACCTTACTGCTCTGAG GATGTCGTCAAGGAATTGTTCTCACAGTTTGGCTCTGTTGAGTCCGTGGAGTTGGGTGACAACCCGGGCTCATTCTACCAGTCTGGGCCCAAACTGTCCAGACTTTTCAAACCGGCTGAAAAACAG ggtttcaaagttggttacATTGTGTTCCATAGCCCCTCCAGTATTACAGCAGCTAAATCACATCCCTATAGCGTGCCTTTGGTGGTCTGCTCAACACAGCGTACGGTTAAGACTGGAGTACAAA AATGGATTCAACAGTACAAAGACTCATTTGTTCAGCCGGAGACTCTGGAAAATGTAGTCGACAATTTCATGAAGAACTTTGACACGATGAAAGAAAAA GAAGAGGAGCGCCTCAAGCAGGAGGCGGAGCAACAaaaagaggatgaggagggcTGGGTGAAAGTCACCAGGGGGCAGAAGGGCAACAAGGCACGTCCCCACAGCGAGGCTGCCAACCAAAAGGCCCTCCAGAAGGAGAtggggaagaagaagaggaaggagcTCGTGAACTTCTACTCTTGGCAGCATAAAAACACCCAGAAAGAAc atattgctgaactcAGGAAAAAGTTTGAGGAGGACAAACAGAGAATAGCGCTCCTAAGGGCTCAAAGAAAGTTCAGACCGTATTAA
- the poldip3 gene encoding polymerase delta-interacting protein 3 isoform X2 — protein MRSSQKRCKMADVSLDEVIRQRGINVNKRTMFGRGAGGVGKTFDARQRIGMNDARQRLGGGSGFPLQDAREKLVQKDARFKIRGRGGAAAAGVQDARQMINSRKQQQNVLTVPVQMSQKTAVTHQLQSHTLVPQIKIQATNNFAGVNTRLFASNMQGLSGRGDTVGHLNNRMADARDRLSLKRSMSSRPQNQASALLPLKITKTIQQRPVGVLGGMRLHSQPVSNDHDCTPSKQIKMTTSNKMLQSRDGPVGSPFSMSAPITKVVKNDAYSAPRPPIPVAPTRPTTSTATPRPATAALKPVSRTLQHSSTQPSPAPPPPQPVFSPLEGTKITVNNLHPRVTEEDIVELFCVCGALKRARLVKVGVAEVVFVRKEDAVSAYRKYNNRCLDGQPMKCNIHIQGNVITSDQPILLRLSDTPGAVSGAKKDGLPPSLSRSASQRTSQPTPEVDPQTILKALFKSTAQSSNTESPSSQATAFRIKI, from the exons ATGCGCAGTTCACAGAAACGTTGCAAAATGGCGGACGTGTCTTTGGATGAAGTGATTCGACAACGCGGAATAAACGTGAATAAACG AACCATGTTTGGACGGGGTGCAGGAGGGGTTGGCAAGACTTTTGATGCCCGTCAAAGGATTGGCATGAATGATGCTCGGCAACGACTTGGAGGAGGATCAG GTTTTCCATTGCAAGATGCCAGAGAGAAGCTGGTTCAGAAAGATGCTCGCTTTAAAATCCGTGGCAGGggtggagcagcagcagcaggagttCAGGATGCTCGTCAGATGATCAACTCCCGTAAACAGCAACAGAATGTGTTAACTGTGCCTGTCCAGATGTCCCAAAAGACAGCTGTGACACACCAACTGCAGAGCCACACACTTGTGCCACAGATTAAGATTCAAGCTACCAACAACTTTGCAGGTGTGAACACAAGGCTGTTTGCCTCAAACATGCAAGGATTGAGTGGTAGGGGCGACACGGTCGGCCATCTTAACAATAGAATGGCAGATGCTCGTGACAGGCTGAGCCTGAAGAGGAGCATGAGTAGTAGACCGCAAAACCAGGCATCCGCTCTATTGCCTCTCAAAATTACCAAGACCATTCAG caacgCCCAGTCGGGGTTCTAGGCGGAATGCGTCTTCATTCACAG CCTGTCTCAAATGATCATGATTGTACCccaagtaaacaaataaaaatgactacTTCTAACAAAATGCTACAATCACGG GATGGTCCAGTAGGCTCCCCCTTCTCCATGTCAGCACCAATAACTAAGGTTGTTAAAAATGATGCTTACTCAGCCCCTCGTCCTCCCATCCCCGTTGCCCCCACCCGGCCCACCACTAGCACGGCAACCCCTCGGCCTGCCACCGCAGCATTGAAGCCTGTTTCTAGGACTCTCCAGCACAGCTCAACTCAGCCCAGCCCAGCGCCTCCTCCCCCTCAG CCTGTTTTCAGTCCTTTGGAAGGAACAAAAATAACAGTGAATAACTTGCATCCCCGTGTCACTGAGGAAGACATAGTG GAGCTGTTTTGCGTGTGCGGTGCCTTGAAGCGAGCGCGCCTGGTGAAGGTAGGCGTAGCTGAAGTGGTATTTGTCCGCAAAGAGGATGCTGTGAGTGCATACAGGAAGTACAACAACCGGTGCCTGGATG GTCAGCCCATGAAGTGTAACATTCACATTCAGGGAAATGTCATCACTTCTGATCAGCCCATTCTCTT GCGCCTTAGCGACACCCCGGGCGCAGTCAGCGGAGCCAAGAAAGATGGTCTTCCTCCCTCCTTGTCACGTTCTGCAAGCCAGCGAACTTCCCAGCCAACCCCTGAGGTGGACCCTCAGACGATCCTGAAAGCTCTGTTTAAGTCCACCGCGCAGTCCTCTAACACTGAGTCCCCCAGCTCACAGGCCACTGCCTTCCGCATCAAAATCTAG
- the poldip3 gene encoding polymerase delta-interacting protein 3 isoform X1 gives MFGRGAGGVGKTFDARQRIGMNDARQRLGGGSGFPLQDAREKLVQKDARFKIRGRGGAAAAGVQDARQMINSRKQQQNVLTVPVQMSQKTAVTHQLQSHTLVPQIKIQATNNFAGVNTRLFASNMQGLSGRGDTVGHLNNRMADARDRLSLKRSMSSRPQNQASALLPLKITKTIQQRPVGVLGGMRLHSQPVSNDHDCTPSKQIKMTTSNKMLQSRDGPVGSPFSMSAPITKVVKNDAYSAPRPPIPVAPTRPTTSTATPRPATAALKPVSRTLQHSSTQPSPAPPPPQPVFSPLEGTKITVNNLHPRVTEEDIVELFCVCGALKRARLVKVGVAEVVFVRKEDAVSAYRKYNNRCLDGQPMKCNIHIQGNVITSDQPILLRLSDTPGAVSGAKKDGLPPSLSRSASQRTSQPTPEVDPQTILKALFKSTAQSSNTESPSSQATAFRIKI, from the exons ATGTTTGGACGGGGTGCAGGAGGGGTTGGCAAGACTTTTGATGCCCGTCAAAGGATTGGCATGAATGATGCTCGGCAACGACTTGGAGGAGGATCAG GTTTTCCATTGCAAGATGCCAGAGAGAAGCTGGTTCAGAAAGATGCTCGCTTTAAAATCCGTGGCAGGggtggagcagcagcagcaggagttCAGGATGCTCGTCAGATGATCAACTCCCGTAAACAGCAACAGAATGTGTTAACTGTGCCTGTCCAGATGTCCCAAAAGACAGCTGTGACACACCAACTGCAGAGCCACACACTTGTGCCACAGATTAAGATTCAAGCTACCAACAACTTTGCAGGTGTGAACACAAGGCTGTTTGCCTCAAACATGCAAGGATTGAGTGGTAGGGGCGACACGGTCGGCCATCTTAACAATAGAATGGCAGATGCTCGTGACAGGCTGAGCCTGAAGAGGAGCATGAGTAGTAGACCGCAAAACCAGGCATCCGCTCTATTGCCTCTCAAAATTACCAAGACCATTCAG caacgCCCAGTCGGGGTTCTAGGCGGAATGCGTCTTCATTCACAG CCTGTCTCAAATGATCATGATTGTACCccaagtaaacaaataaaaatgactacTTCTAACAAAATGCTACAATCACGG GATGGTCCAGTAGGCTCCCCCTTCTCCATGTCAGCACCAATAACTAAGGTTGTTAAAAATGATGCTTACTCAGCCCCTCGTCCTCCCATCCCCGTTGCCCCCACCCGGCCCACCACTAGCACGGCAACCCCTCGGCCTGCCACCGCAGCATTGAAGCCTGTTTCTAGGACTCTCCAGCACAGCTCAACTCAGCCCAGCCCAGCGCCTCCTCCCCCTCAG CCTGTTTTCAGTCCTTTGGAAGGAACAAAAATAACAGTGAATAACTTGCATCCCCGTGTCACTGAGGAAGACATAGTG GAGCTGTTTTGCGTGTGCGGTGCCTTGAAGCGAGCGCGCCTGGTGAAGGTAGGCGTAGCTGAAGTGGTATTTGTCCGCAAAGAGGATGCTGTGAGTGCATACAGGAAGTACAACAACCGGTGCCTGGATG GTCAGCCCATGAAGTGTAACATTCACATTCAGGGAAATGTCATCACTTCTGATCAGCCCATTCTCTT GCGCCTTAGCGACACCCCGGGCGCAGTCAGCGGAGCCAAGAAAGATGGTCTTCCTCCCTCCTTGTCACGTTCTGCAAGCCAGCGAACTTCCCAGCCAACCCCTGAGGTGGACCCTCAGACGATCCTGAAAGCTCTGTTTAAGTCCACCGCGCAGTCCTCTAACACTGAGTCCCCCAGCTCACAGGCCACTGCCTTCCGCATCAAAATCTAG